A section of the Thermoplasmata archaeon genome encodes:
- the bcp gene encoding thioredoxin-dependent thiol peroxidase, whose amino-acid sequence MVDTVEVGDKAPDFKLLADDGRTVSLTDFRGKKVVLYFYPKDDTPGCTAEACSFRDNLARVTSKGAAVLGVSRDDHASHGKFRDKYHLNFPLLSDDAGTVTEAYGVWKKKKLYGREFLGIERTTFLIDEQGKVAKVWPKVKVDGHTDEVLAAL is encoded by the coding sequence GTGGTCGACACGGTCGAGGTTGGGGACAAGGCACCGGACTTCAAACTCCTTGCGGACGACGGACGCACGGTCTCGCTCACGGATTTCCGAGGCAAGAAGGTCGTCCTGTACTTCTATCCCAAGGACGACACACCGGGTTGCACGGCCGAGGCGTGCAGCTTCCGCGACAACCTCGCCCGCGTGACGTCCAAGGGGGCCGCGGTGCTCGGCGTGAGCCGCGACGACCACGCGAGCCACGGCAAGTTCCGCGACAAATACCACCTGAACTTCCCCTTGCTCAGCGACGACGCGGGCACCGTGACCGAGGCGTACGGAGTGTGGAAGAAGAAGAAGCTGTACGGCCGCGAGTTCCTCGGAATTGAGCGCACGACCTTTCTGATCGACGAACAGGGCAAGGTCGCGAAGGTCTGGCCCAAGGTCAAGGTGGACGGGCACACGGACGAGGTCCTCGCCGCCTTGTAG